A stretch of the Saccharolobus caldissimus genome encodes the following:
- a CDS encoding MFS transporter: MSEESLRSNPDWYLARVDRLPTWGLSYALIWALGFSFFITLYDVINVGFALPYIPFVVTASQASLVASLGLFGYVVGAPIFSYLADQIGRRPTLVFTALLTAIGSFGDAFSINYPMLAAFRFITGMAIGADLVLVMTYMAEMAPASKRGRYTNLAFIGGWAGIGIGPFIAAIIVTSIPTIGWRVVFAVGGILAVMALIIRYAAPETVRFLVSKGRFKEAEVLVSHMEAVSMKRANVTQLPQPDMRFYKTIKENPFKILAKPKYLKRLLALFFLIFFVYFMDYPFLVIPETWAKDVLGYSGALLSQIIFLFGLAGIGAFIGSILLRPFIDRYDRRKLTIISVIVYTLGTGIMGYGGAIRSPTLFFIGAFIAELIGVGWFQLYYQMCTDNFPTAARATGYSIADGVGHLGGAIGLLVIIPLIYALGNVGGWIIPWIPAIIMTFVVLALTPNTVGKRLEEVNEATD, encoded by the coding sequence ATGAGCGAAGAGAGTCTAAGGTCTAATCCAGACTGGTATTTAGCTAGAGTAGATAGATTACCCACCTGGGGACTATCCTATGCCTTAATATGGGCATTAGGATTTAGCTTCTTCATAACGTTATACGATGTAATAAACGTGGGTTTTGCTTTACCATATATTCCCTTCGTAGTTACAGCCTCTCAAGCGTCTTTAGTAGCTTCTTTAGGGCTTTTTGGTTATGTTGTAGGTGCTCCAATATTCTCCTATTTGGCTGATCAAATAGGTAGGAGACCCACTCTAGTATTTACAGCCTTACTAACTGCAATAGGTAGTTTTGGTGACGCCTTCTCAATAAATTACCCAATGCTAGCAGCATTTAGATTCATTACTGGAATGGCAATAGGAGCAGACCTAGTATTAGTGATGACTTATATGGCTGAAATGGCACCTGCAAGCAAAAGAGGAAGGTATACAAACCTAGCCTTTATAGGTGGTTGGGCCGGAATTGGTATTGGCCCATTTATAGCAGCAATCATTGTAACTTCAATACCTACAATAGGTTGGAGGGTTGTATTTGCAGTAGGCGGTATTTTAGCTGTAATGGCTTTAATAATAAGATATGCAGCACCAGAGACAGTTAGATTTCTAGTATCAAAGGGAAGATTCAAGGAAGCTGAGGTACTCGTAAGCCACATGGAGGCTGTGTCAATGAAGAGAGCAAACGTGACGCAATTACCTCAACCAGACATGAGATTTTATAAAACTATTAAAGAAAATCCGTTCAAGATCCTAGCTAAGCCTAAATATTTAAAGAGACTGTTAGCGTTATTCTTCTTAATATTTTTCGTATACTTTATGGATTATCCATTCCTTGTCATCCCCGAAACATGGGCTAAAGACGTATTAGGATATAGCGGAGCTTTATTATCTCAAATAATATTCCTATTTGGATTAGCTGGCATAGGAGCCTTTATTGGATCTATTTTATTGAGGCCTTTCATAGATAGATATGATAGGAGAAAATTAACTATCATCTCAGTAATAGTATATACGTTAGGAACTGGTATAATGGGTTATGGCGGTGCAATAAGATCGCCAACTTTATTCTTCATAGGGGCTTTTATAGCTGAACTAATAGGTGTAGGTTGGTTCCAGCTTTATTATCAAATGTGTACTGACAACTTCCCTACAGCTGCGAGGGCTACGGGCTACTCGATCGCTGATGGTGTTGGACATTTAGGAGGGGCGATTGGATTACTAGTCATAATACCGCTAATATATGCATTAGGCAATGTAGGAGGTTGGATCATACCGTGGATTCCAGCAATAATAATGACTTTCGTAGTACTGGCGTTAACTCCTAATACAGTTGGAAAGAGATTAGAAGAAGTAAACGAGGCTACGGATTAA
- a CDS encoding SWIM zinc finger family protein, with product MKTLDENNIIKRFGYSTFNKGKEYYNENRVITALIDGDLLQGLVAGTKVYRVTVSLSDLSNRCSCPLGGDCKHVVALLLFYLNDNDNVIDIIKLKAKLRERSKEELINIIIKALEGEEMLPLIQQEEKNIRIKSFLRVFESGHVDEGVVNDMANVIEKFKNNISKEDLLMLLEKITLDCESFGCFYDDYGDYYYNEPIFKAIGEALVEKDLTQEDVRKLGEIIKQDQYELTSPLIEVLTKKAEADKKFFKLIEPILPPHYRAEIIIKNKIYDEAKKMLEEEDLDYSIRVKLLLLIDPKEALKYSEEMKKYHMIIQYYIERKDYDKAKMYIKRAIDENLPNEIYQIIWSYRDIILQDRELSNKIVRYLINEGNILDASLFYTNIDDDLKDLLAEKIAESDYGYLDLLHIVCERKPEKLKDYVLRSAESIIKRGSREYDTVIYLLEEAKKCMSKEDFNKLIDEIEIRHYKKYKLIEKLSKIRDN from the coding sequence ATGAAGACTCTTGATGAGAATAATATTATAAAACGATTTGGCTATTCCACATTCAATAAAGGAAAGGAATATTATAACGAAAACAGAGTTATAACAGCTTTGATTGATGGTGACCTTTTACAAGGCTTAGTAGCAGGGACTAAAGTATATAGGGTAACTGTATCACTTTCTGATTTATCTAATAGATGCAGTTGCCCATTAGGAGGAGATTGTAAGCACGTAGTTGCACTTCTTTTGTTTTATTTAAACGATAATGACAACGTTATTGATATAATTAAGTTAAAGGCTAAATTGAGAGAGAGGAGTAAAGAAGAGCTAATTAATATTATAATTAAAGCCTTAGAAGGAGAAGAAATGTTACCGTTAATACAACAAGAGGAGAAGAATATTAGAATAAAATCTTTTCTAAGAGTTTTCGAAAGTGGCCACGTTGATGAGGGTGTTGTAAATGATATGGCAAATGTTATTGAAAAATTTAAAAATAATATTTCTAAAGAAGATTTATTAATGTTATTAGAAAAGATAACGTTGGACTGTGAGAGCTTCGGCTGTTTCTATGACGATTACGGCGATTATTATTATAATGAACCTATCTTTAAGGCCATAGGTGAGGCTTTAGTAGAAAAGGACCTAACTCAAGAGGACGTTAGAAAACTGGGGGAGATAATAAAGCAAGATCAGTACGAATTAACGAGTCCTCTAATTGAAGTTTTAACTAAGAAAGCCGAGGCTGACAAAAAATTCTTTAAATTAATCGAGCCTATTTTACCTCCACATTATAGGGCAGAAATTATAATAAAAAATAAGATATATGATGAAGCAAAGAAGATGTTAGAAGAGGAAGACTTAGACTACTCGATAAGAGTAAAGCTATTATTACTTATAGATCCAAAAGAAGCATTAAAGTATTCTGAAGAAATGAAAAAATATCACATGATAATACAATATTATATTGAAAGGAAGGATTACGACAAAGCCAAAATGTACATTAAGAGAGCAATTGATGAAAACCTACCCAATGAGATATACCAAATAATTTGGAGTTATAGGGACATTATTTTACAAGATAGGGAGTTATCTAATAAAATTGTAAGATATTTAATAAATGAAGGAAATATTCTGGATGCATCACTTTTTTATACTAATATTGATGATGATCTAAAGGATCTTTTAGCTGAAAAAATAGCAGAATCAGATTATGGATACTTAGATTTATTACATATTGTATGTGAGAGGAAACCGGAGAAGCTGAAAGATTACGTACTTAGATCTGCAGAAAGCATAATTAAGCGTGGGTCTAGAGAATACGATACTGTAATTTATCTATTAGAAGAAGCAAAGAAGTGTATGAGTAAAGAAGATTTCAATAAGCTTATAGATGAGATAGAAATTAGACATTATAAGAAATATAAATTAATTGAAAAATTAAGTAAAATACGTGATAACTAA
- a CDS encoding MBL fold metallo-hydrolase, producing the protein MEIPFRFERITDNVYAFIQGDGDWFLSNAGVILGKNYIVVIDSLSNEKMARNFIHEIRKITEKPIKFLINTHEHEDHIWTNHLFNAITICHTNCRVKTLEGKNRGINPYEGIFNLDFSGWRYTPQDISIENEMTIYLDDSEIRIKYVGYAHTTSDIYVYLPDEKVVFTGDLLFSPPCTPFALMGYIQGYINALDNLAGLNADVFIPGHGEVSYDRKALYEARDYLIFVKEEARKYMKQGIDDPIKASYDINLGKYDSWKNKERIIGNLARAFSELKGEPPASKLKDMDKIILEMIKYKSRIETSHNY; encoded by the coding sequence ATGGAAATTCCATTTAGGTTTGAAAGAATAACAGATAATGTATATGCATTTATTCAAGGAGATGGAGATTGGTTCTTAAGCAATGCGGGGGTAATATTAGGTAAAAATTATATAGTAGTTATAGATTCGCTATCAAACGAAAAAATGGCTAGGAATTTTATCCATGAGATAAGAAAAATTACAGAAAAACCTATAAAATTTTTAATAAACACACATGAACACGAAGACCATATATGGACAAATCACCTATTTAATGCCATAACGATTTGTCATACTAACTGTAGAGTTAAAACTTTGGAAGGAAAAAATAGAGGAATTAACCCATATGAAGGAATATTTAATCTAGATTTCAGTGGATGGAGATACACTCCTCAAGATATTTCAATTGAAAATGAAATGACAATATACCTAGATGATAGTGAAATAAGGATAAAATACGTAGGATATGCGCATACTACTAGTGATATTTACGTTTATCTACCTGATGAGAAAGTAGTATTTACCGGAGATCTATTATTCTCCCCTCCTTGCACACCTTTTGCACTAATGGGATATATTCAAGGATATATAAATGCTTTAGATAATTTAGCGGGTCTTAATGCAGATGTATTTATACCGGGTCATGGTGAGGTAAGTTATGATAGAAAAGCTCTTTATGAGGCTAGAGATTATCTAATTTTTGTAAAAGAAGAAGCTAGAAAATATATGAAGCAAGGTATAGATGATCCAATAAAAGCTTCCTATGATATAAATCTTGGAAAATATGATTCTTGGAAAAATAAAGAGAGAATAATTGGCAATTTAGCTAGAGCTTTTAGTGAATTAAAAGGAGAGCCTCCAGCTTCTAAGCTTAAAGATATGGATAAAATTATTTTAGAAATGATCAAATATAAGAGTAGAATTGAAACTTCTCATAATTATTAG
- a CDS encoding fumarylacetoacetate hydrolase family protein, whose translation MKLVSFLKGGKVKSGVIVDNEYVADLNESCYAMLLEKGEDEQFIERYCNALLPSDMLGVLQAGDKAIELIKEIINWISKRHELLLKLDNVKLKAPLQRANMLRDFLAFRGHVEATYRRRGQQIPEEWFKIPIYYKGDPAIFYGHLEEVPWPKYSKQVDIELEIAAIIYKKGKDINKDKAKDYILGFTIFNDFSARDIQMMEMRCLLGPAKGKDFANGLGPWIVTRDELPDIRGLRAYAKVNDEIWCDTKAEDMQWTFEDMIQYVSQDEYIRPGDVFGSGTISGCTGIDIGKSLKPNSRIELYVEKIGTLVNFLKNF comes from the coding sequence ATGAAACTGGTTAGTTTCTTGAAAGGAGGCAAGGTTAAAAGTGGTGTAATAGTTGATAACGAATATGTAGCCGATTTAAATGAAAGCTGCTATGCCATGTTATTAGAAAAAGGGGAGGATGAACAATTCATTGAAAGGTACTGTAATGCTTTATTACCGTCAGATATGTTAGGAGTTCTTCAAGCAGGTGATAAAGCAATAGAGTTAATAAAGGAGATTATTAACTGGATATCTAAAAGGCACGAGCTTTTACTTAAGCTCGATAATGTAAAGCTAAAAGCGCCATTACAAAGGGCAAATATGTTAAGAGACTTTTTAGCTTTCAGAGGGCACGTTGAGGCAACTTATAGGAGAAGAGGTCAACAAATACCAGAGGAATGGTTTAAGATTCCAATATACTATAAGGGGGATCCAGCAATATTTTACGGTCATCTAGAAGAAGTTCCTTGGCCTAAGTATTCTAAGCAGGTCGATATAGAGTTAGAAATAGCTGCTATTATATATAAAAAAGGAAAAGATATAAATAAAGATAAGGCTAAAGATTATATATTAGGTTTCACAATTTTTAATGATTTTAGTGCGAGAGATATCCAAATGATGGAAATGAGATGTTTATTAGGCCCTGCTAAAGGTAAAGACTTCGCAAATGGTTTAGGTCCTTGGATAGTTACTAGGGATGAGTTACCAGATATTAGAGGGTTAAGAGCATATGCTAAGGTTAATGATGAAATTTGGTGTGATACTAAAGCTGAGGATATGCAATGGACATTTGAAGATATGATACAATACGTCTCTCAAGATGAGTACATCAGACCAGGTGATGTTTTCGGAAGTGGAACCATATCTGGCTGTACTGGAATAGATATAGGTAAATCATTAAAGCCTAATAGTAGAATCGAACTTTATGTGGAGAAAATAGGGACATTAGTCAATTTCTTAAAGAATTTTTAA
- the tnpA gene encoding IS200/IS605 family transposase, with product MEYKSTRHVKYLCNYHFVWIPKHRRDVLIGSVAEYTKEILKSIAEELGCEIITLEVMPDHIHLFVNCPPRYSPSYLANYFKGKSARLVLKKFPDLRKHTGGKLWTRSYFVSTAGNVSSETIKKYIEEQWVKEDEED from the coding sequence GTGGAATATAAATCAACGAGACACGTAAAATACTTATGTAACTACCATTTCGTATGGATACCAAAACACCGTAGAGACGTGTTAATCGGGAGTGTTGCTGAATACACTAAAGAGATCTTGAAATCAATTGCAGAAGAATTAGGATGTGAAATAATAACCCTAGAAGTAATGCCAGACCACATACACCTCTTCGTAAACTGCCCACCCAGATATTCTCCGTCATACTTAGCAAACTACTTCAAAGGGAAATCAGCTAGGCTAGTTTTGAAGAAATTCCCAGATTTAAGAAAACACACGGGAGGAAAACTCTGGACTAGGAGCTACTTCGTATCAACAGCTGGTAACGTATCGAGTGAGACGATAAAGAAATATATTGAGGAACAGTGGGTGAAAGAGGATGAAGAGGACTAA
- a CDS encoding MFS transporter, protein MKSLIDISRPKRLIRIIPILFVLYLINFLDRVNISYAIDAGMFQYLGVPSAKIGIIASLASSLFFVGYFIPQIFSNLGINRYGVRKIFAIAFTAWGVITILTGFVTSVVQVYVLRFLLGIAEGPFYAGVIFYLSIWFLKPERATANSLFNAAIPISGIIGGLIAGSIFAVYGDYPGWRYLFWYEGILALIGALIAYLLLTDFPKDAKWLSKEEKEALERAKAEEEVEKVKISWVSALAHRDVILLAIVYFLGVTSLYGYSIWLPSIISFIAKVNASIASFLSVIPYIIASISLILIARYADKHQNHKLITSIVFMVAGIGLALSAATESIFIISFILFAIAAIGIYSFLSPFWAVPQKFLQGDAAAASIGLINAVGNLGGIAGPIIVGFLKSYTGSFVDGVYAMALFSFLGGIVMILVKKK, encoded by the coding sequence ATGAAATCCCTCATAGACATTTCAAGACCTAAAAGGCTCATCAGAATAATCCCCATACTCTTCGTTCTCTATTTAATAAATTTCCTAGATAGAGTTAATATTTCGTATGCAATTGATGCAGGAATGTTTCAATATTTAGGAGTCCCTTCTGCTAAAATAGGGATAATAGCCTCATTAGCTTCTTCACTCTTTTTTGTGGGATATTTTATTCCTCAGATATTTTCTAATTTGGGAATTAATCGATACGGTGTTAGGAAGATATTTGCTATAGCATTTACCGCGTGGGGTGTGATAACTATACTCACGGGTTTTGTAACAAGCGTAGTACAAGTTTATGTGTTAAGATTCCTTTTAGGTATTGCAGAAGGCCCATTTTATGCAGGAGTAATATTTTACCTAAGTATTTGGTTCCTTAAGCCAGAGAGGGCTACTGCTAATAGCTTATTTAACGCTGCAATACCAATTTCTGGTATAATTGGAGGTCTTATAGCGGGTTCAATTTTCGCAGTTTATGGAGATTATCCGGGATGGAGGTATTTATTCTGGTATGAGGGTATTTTAGCCCTAATAGGAGCGTTAATAGCTTATTTACTACTAACTGATTTCCCAAAGGACGCTAAGTGGCTAAGTAAGGAGGAAAAGGAAGCTTTAGAGAGAGCTAAGGCTGAAGAGGAAGTTGAAAAGGTTAAGATCAGTTGGGTTTCAGCGTTAGCTCATAGAGATGTAATATTACTGGCAATAGTTTACTTTTTAGGGGTTACCAGCCTTTACGGTTATTCTATCTGGTTGCCTAGTATCATAAGCTTTATAGCTAAAGTTAACGCGAGTATAGCTAGCTTTTTATCAGTTATCCCCTATATTATAGCCTCAATTTCATTGATTCTAATAGCCAGGTATGCGGATAAGCATCAGAATCATAAGCTTATTACTTCAATTGTCTTCATGGTAGCTGGTATAGGGCTTGCCTTAAGTGCAGCAACTGAGAGTATTTTCATTATTTCATTTATACTTTTCGCAATAGCTGCAATAGGAATATATAGTTTTCTCTCTCCATTCTGGGCAGTCCCTCAGAAGTTTCTTCAAGGCGATGCTGCAGCAGCATCAATAGGTCTCATAAACGCTGTGGGTAATTTAGGAGGAATTGCAGGACCTATAATTGTAGGTTTTCTAAAATCCTATACTGGATCTTTCGTGGATGGAGTTTATGCAATGGCTTTATTTTCGTTCTTAGGAGGAATTGTAATGATTTTAGTTAAAAAGAAATAA
- a CDS encoding R2-like ligand-binding oxidase gives MISDFGNEEIEGKVIHKKFKATTQGFEWDSFPMKLYMLGEKLSWSSLQIDFSKDAIDWKNNMKEADKFTVLGTSSFFLAGEECVARDIIPMISAMEELGFIEEAMYLTQFAKEETNHAIGFRRWFEVIGETEKLDYYTKQNEGYRKLFYEIIPTDMKRLYKDPSPENIVKAAISYNLVAEGIGAETGYYSYIKGYQINPVLPGLISMIRLIARDESRHVSFGAYVISLMVSNFGKELYEIYTNYFTQLAPLISQLIEQQRKFLLSPNWREEDKGPLFKYFTSDEGVNDLLSYAQKMFLMRNSLIERSIKMKPEEVRKMGLKELGLEGE, from the coding sequence ATGATAAGTGATTTCGGAAATGAGGAAATAGAAGGAAAGGTAATCCATAAGAAGTTTAAGGCTACCACTCAAGGTTTTGAATGGGACTCCTTTCCCATGAAACTTTATATGTTAGGAGAGAAGCTTTCGTGGAGTTCATTACAAATAGATTTCAGTAAGGACGCAATTGACTGGAAAAATAACATGAAGGAAGCCGATAAATTTACAGTTTTGGGAACTAGTTCCTTTTTCTTAGCTGGAGAAGAATGTGTTGCCAGAGATATAATTCCAATGATTAGTGCAATGGAGGAATTGGGATTCATTGAGGAGGCTATGTATTTAACTCAATTCGCCAAGGAAGAGACTAATCACGCAATAGGGTTTAGGAGATGGTTCGAGGTAATAGGTGAGACTGAAAAACTTGACTATTACACCAAACAGAATGAGGGTTATAGAAAACTATTCTATGAAATAATTCCTACAGATATGAAAAGACTATATAAAGATCCATCTCCAGAAAATATAGTTAAGGCTGCAATTTCATATAATCTAGTCGCAGAAGGGATAGGAGCTGAGACGGGCTACTACTCTTACATAAAGGGATATCAGATAAACCCAGTATTACCAGGATTAATAAGTATGATTAGATTAATAGCAAGAGACGAATCTAGACACGTATCTTTCGGAGCTTATGTTATCTCTTTAATGGTATCTAACTTCGGAAAAGAATTGTACGAAATTTACACAAATTATTTTACTCAATTAGCACCTCTTATTTCACAGCTAATAGAACAGCAACGCAAGTTTTTGTTATCTCCTAATTGGAGGGAAGAAGATAAGGGACCCTTATTCAAATATTTCACTAGCGATGAGGGAGTAAATGATCTATTATCTTACGCCCAAAAAATGTTTCTAATGAGAAATAGTCTAATAGAGAGAAGTATTAAGATGAAACCGGAAGAGGTAAGAAAAATGGGGCTAAAGGAATTAGGTCTAGAAGGGGAATAA